The Candidatus Rokuibacteriota bacterium genomic sequence TGGGCCCAAAGGGCGAATTCCAGCGGAGCCCGGGACCGACCGCGTACTTGAGGTCGGTCAGGTCAATCGGCGTGTGCACGCTTTGGTCCGGGCCGTAGACGTTGCCGACGTCGAAGAAGACCGCCGCCCTGATTCCGTAGGGCAGCGGCACCGAGTACTCGAGGTTGCCCAGCACCTGAAAATTCCCGCCGATGAGCGTGCCCGACGAGTCCTCGGGTGAGATTTGGCGCGACTTGAAGCTCCGAATGGTGTTCGGGCCGCCGAGGTAGTAGCGCTCGAAGAACGGCACCGCGTCTTTGTACCAGCCGAGCTGGTAAGCCGCCATGAGGCGTCCGCTGAGCACATGGTCGAACCATAGCGGCTGGTGCTGGGTCGTCGTGGCCGTGATCCGGAAGAAGCGGTTGTCGCCCGTCCCGATGCCCGCGAAGTCGGCGCCCAACAGGGCGTAGTTCCCGCGCGTCGGGTCCGTCAAGCTGTCCCGCGTGTCCCGGCTGAGCGAGCCCCCGAGCAGCGACGTGACCGAGGTCCCCTCCGCCTGCAGCAACTCGCTGCTTGCGTTGGGATCGACGCCGCTGACCTGCTCCTGGCTGAGGCGGTACAAGGCGTTCCAGCGGCCGTAGTCTCCGATCGGAGCGCCGAAGCGCACGTCGCCGCCGAGCGAGTTGACCGTGTAGTCCTGGTACACGCGCCGGTTGTTGAAGATGTCGAACCCCGCCGCCAGCGGCCGGTCCAGGAACCACGGATCCGTGAACCCGATCGTCCCCTGCTGCGTCTCCGTGCCGCCGCGCAGGCGGAGGAAGAGCTGGTAGCCCTTCCCGAGGAAGTTGTTCTGGGACAGGTCGAGCGTACCCAGCGCCCCGTCCTGCGAGCTGTAGCCGCCGCCGATCGAGAAGAGGCCCGTGGGCTTCTCCGTCACCTCGATGTTGACGACGATCTTGTCCTTGGACGAGCCCGGTAGCGTCTTCGTCTCAACCTTCTCGAAGTAGTTGAGGTTGATCAGCTTCTGTTTCGCTCGCCCGAGCTTCCCCGTGGTGAAGAGGTCGCCCTCCGCCATCGGGAGCTCACGGCGAAGGATCTTCTCCTGGCTCCGCGTGTTCCCGGAAATGTTGATCCGCTCGATAAAGACCTCGGGGCCCTCGCTGACCTCGAGCGTGATGTTGACCTTCCGGTTCGGCACGTCGAGCGCGATTTGAGGAACGATGTCTGCCGCGGTCCGCCCGATGGTCCCGTAGACATCCGAGATGCCCCTGACGGTCTCCTGCAGCTTGGTCCGCGAATAGATGTCATCGGGCTTGAGCAGGACGCGCCGGCGCAGCTCCTCGAGGGGCAGCACCTTGTTGCCGGTGATGTCGATGCCGCCGACCTTGAACTGCGGCCCTTCGGCCACCACGATCCTGATCGTGACCCGCGCGGTCGCGCGGTCCACCTGCGTGTCGACCGTCTCCACGCGAGCCTGGATGTAGCCGTTGTCGTTGTAGAACGTGACGACGCGCTCGGTGTCCTGGTCGAGCTTCTGCCGCTGGACCGTGCCCCGCAGGATGTAGAATTCCCGCTCTTGCGTCAGCATGATGTCCTTGATCTTGTCCGGCTTCAGGCCCTGCGCGCCCTCAATGACGATCTTATCGATCGTCATCTTTCGGCCCTCGGCGACGCGGAACGTCACGCTGACGTCTCCGTCGGGCAGCCTGACGACCTCCGGCGTCACGCCGACCTCGAAGTAGCCCTCCTCCTCGTAGGCTTCCTTCAGCTTTTCGGCGGCCCGTGTCACCTCGACGGGGTTGTACACGGCGCCGAGCTTGAAGTCGATCTTCTCCTGGAGGGTTGCGGCATCGAGGCGCTTGTTGCCGCCGAAGCTGATGTCGCGGACGAAGGGACGCTCGGTCACCACGAAGGTCAGCTTGATGCCGCCCTCGAAGTCTTCGACTTTGGCCTGCACATCATCGAAGAAGCCGAGCGAGAAGACCGAGCGAATATCGTCCGCGAGCCGCGCCGGGACGAAAGGTCCGCCGACCTTGGCGGAGACGCGGCCCAGAATGACCGCTTCCTGAACGCGGCGGTTACCCTGGACTGCGAGGTCCTTGACGATGATCTGCGCGCCCGGAGGGGGCGCGGAGCGGGTTTGCCCGAGCGCCGGGCAAACAACCGCCCCGCCGACCCAAGACAGGGTCAGGGCAAAAAAAATTGCGAGAG encodes the following:
- the bamA gene encoding outer membrane protein assembly factor BamA, coding for MTARGRPALAIFFALTLSWVGGAVVCPALGQTRSAPPPGAQIIVKDLAVQGNRRVQEAVILGRVSAKVGGPFVPARLADDIRSVFSLGFFDDVQAKVEDFEGGIKLTFVVTERPFVRDISFGGNKRLDAATLQEKIDFKLGAVYNPVEVTRAAEKLKEAYEEEGYFEVGVTPEVVRLPDGDVSVTFRVAEGRKMTIDKIVIEGAQGLKPDKIKDIMLTQEREFYILRGTVQRQKLDQDTERVVTFYNDNGYIQARVETVDTQVDRATARVTIRIVVAEGPQFKVGGIDITGNKVLPLEELRRRVLLKPDDIYSRTKLQETVRGISDVYGTIGRTAADIVPQIALDVPNRKVNITLEVSEGPEVFIERINISGNTRSQEKILRRELPMAEGDLFTTGKLGRAKQKLINLNYFEKVETKTLPGSSKDKIVVNIEVTEKPTGLFSIGGGYSSQDGALGTLDLSQNNFLGKGYQLFLRLRGGTETQQGTIGFTDPWFLDRPLAAGFDIFNNRRVYQDYTVNSLGGDVRFGAPIGDYGRWNALYRLSQEQVSGVDPNASSELLQAEGTSVTSLLGGSLSRDTRDSLTDPTRGNYALLGADFAGIGTGDNRFFRITATTTQHQPLWFDHVLSGRLMAAYQLGWYKDAVPFFERYYLGGPNTIRSFKSRQISPEDSSGTLIGGNFQVLGNLEYSVPLPYGIRAAVFFDVGNVYGPDQSVHTPIDLTDLKYAVGPGLRWNSPFGPIRVDYGVNPNPKSGEKFGNIQFSMGSAF